In the Ensifer adhaerens genome, one interval contains:
- a CDS encoding SyrB-like regulator — MEDENSTVAVEKTVPAETPPKQAKKVVSELGAETPASSGKVGPKGNKSTGKPESSTPTDVKSKVKSSAKNLEKTRVSKPTAPAPAPTLAIDDVADLLELEKENERLRKSLSEKLRAENADLRKRLGLA, encoded by the coding sequence ATGGAAGACGAGAACAGCACTGTAGCAGTCGAGAAGACCGTTCCTGCAGAAACACCGCCCAAACAAGCGAAGAAGGTTGTTTCTGAGCTAGGTGCCGAAACACCGGCATCGTCCGGAAAAGTGGGACCTAAAGGTAACAAAAGCACGGGAAAGCCGGAAAGTTCGACACCGACCGACGTCAAGTCAAAGGTAAAAAGCTCCGCTAAGAATCTTGAAAAGACCCGCGTCTCTAAGCCAACGGCACCGGCCCCAGCTCCAACTTTAGCAATTGACGACGTCGCGGACCTCTTGGAGCTCGAGAAAGAGAATGAACGGCTGCGCAAGTCGCTTTCGGAGAAGCTCCGAGCTGAGAACGCGGACCTGCGTAAGCGACTTGGTCTGGCTTGA
- a CDS encoding XapX domain-containing protein, whose translation MKLYLMSLGAGLLVGVVYGLLNVRSPAPPVIALVGLLGILIGEQIVPLVKTLYSKQPAAASWMQQVKPHMFGHMPKGIAASIHAAAEKIGHVEERS comes from the coding sequence ATGAAGCTCTACTTGATGTCATTGGGCGCCGGCCTCTTGGTGGGTGTGGTTTACGGCCTCCTTAACGTTCGCTCGCCCGCGCCGCCGGTTATCGCGCTGGTCGGTCTTCTAGGCATACTTATCGGCGAGCAGATTGTCCCCCTTGTGAAGACCCTTTACAGCAAGCAGCCAGCTGCGGCCTCGTGGATGCAGCAGGTCAAACCCCACATGTTTGGTCATATGCCCAAGGGCATTGCAGCGTCGATCCATGCTGCAGCCGAGAAGATCGGGCATGTTGAGGAGCGCAGCTAA
- a CDS encoding LLM class flavin-dependent oxidoreductase, with protein MKKIGFLSFGHWTPSSQSQTRTAGDTLLQSIDLAVAAEELGADGAFFRVHHFARQLASPFPLLAAIGARTKKIEIGTAVVDMRYENPLYMAEDAGAADLIAGGRLQLGISRGSTEQVIDGWRYFGYQPQEGMSDADMGRRHAEVFLDVLRGNGFAEPNPRPMFPNPPGLLRLEPYSEGLRERIWWGASSNATAVWAAQRGMNLQSSTLKNDETGEPFHVQQAAEIRAYREAWKEAGHSRTPRVSVSRSIFALVNDRDRAYFGRGGKEEDSVGYIDDKTVAIFGRSYADEPDKLIDQLAEDEAIREADTLLLTVPNQLGVEYNAHVIEAILKYVAPALGWR; from the coding sequence ATGAAGAAAATAGGCTTTCTCTCCTTCGGCCATTGGACCCCTTCCAGTCAATCGCAAACGCGCACGGCTGGCGACACCCTCCTCCAGTCGATTGATCTCGCCGTTGCAGCCGAAGAACTCGGTGCGGACGGGGCCTTTTTCCGGGTCCATCATTTCGCACGTCAGCTTGCCTCGCCCTTTCCGCTACTCGCCGCCATCGGCGCGCGGACGAAAAAGATCGAAATCGGAACGGCCGTCGTAGATATGCGCTACGAGAACCCGCTCTACATGGCGGAGGACGCCGGGGCCGCCGACCTCATTGCTGGAGGGCGCCTCCAGCTCGGCATCAGCCGAGGCTCGACTGAACAGGTCATTGATGGCTGGCGATATTTCGGATACCAGCCTCAGGAAGGCATGAGCGACGCGGACATGGGCCGACGACACGCGGAGGTATTCCTCGACGTCTTGCGGGGAAACGGCTTCGCTGAGCCAAACCCGCGTCCGATGTTCCCCAACCCTCCCGGTCTTCTGCGTTTGGAACCATATTCCGAAGGATTGCGCGAACGCATTTGGTGGGGCGCAAGCTCGAATGCCACGGCAGTCTGGGCGGCGCAACGTGGAATGAACCTACAGAGCTCCACTCTGAAAAACGACGAGACTGGTGAGCCGTTCCATGTCCAACAAGCCGCTGAGATCCGAGCATATCGCGAGGCCTGGAAGGAGGCCGGGCATAGCCGAACACCGCGCGTTTCCGTTAGCCGCAGCATTTTCGCGCTCGTAAATGACCGCGATCGAGCCTATTTCGGTCGGGGCGGTAAAGAAGAGGATTCAGTCGGATATATCGACGACAAGACCGTGGCGATCTTCGGCCGCTCTTATGCCGACGAGCCCGATAAGCTTATTGACCAACTTGCCGAAGACGAGGCGATCCGCGAAGCGGATACACTCCTTCTGACCGTGCCCAACCAGTTAGGCGTCGAGTACAACGCTCATGTTATCGAGGCGATTCTCAAATACGTTGCTCCTGCCCTTGGCTGGCGGTAG
- a CDS encoding LysR family transcriptional regulator, producing MVSDPIGRLSWDDLRIIRAIGKSGALAPAAKALGVNSSTVARRLAQVEEILGVTLFDRRRTGYVSTTQGEELIALTDRVELDIVSVTRRVSGHEQGHVGELRITTSDSILLYLLTPVIGLFSAENPGIRVVVSVGNASLNLARGEADIAVRATESPPENLFGRKVATIAWAPYVGLPNTNLSWLGTGALFDRRWVSYTGKLSSLKAFGFVEERVPQDNIAYRTDSVAGAAVAISAGLGVGYLPCMIGDLSPHLLRVGPVEPALNDELWLLTHPDIRKSGRIYAFMTHCAECMGKNRELIEGLHGTILGPAGLGQIDPRTPIF from the coding sequence ATGGTGAGCGATCCAATTGGCAGGCTATCCTGGGACGACCTTCGCATCATACGTGCGATTGGGAAGAGCGGCGCGCTCGCTCCGGCGGCTAAAGCGCTTGGCGTCAATAGCTCGACGGTCGCACGGCGCTTGGCTCAGGTCGAAGAGATCCTCGGCGTGACACTCTTCGACCGTCGCCGAACAGGATACGTGTCTACGACGCAGGGGGAGGAGTTAATCGCGCTCACCGACCGAGTTGAACTCGACATTGTTAGCGTAACTCGTCGTGTGTCAGGGCACGAGCAGGGCCACGTGGGCGAACTGCGTATTACCACAAGCGATTCAATTCTGTTGTATTTACTCACACCGGTTATCGGGTTGTTCAGCGCCGAAAATCCGGGAATCCGAGTGGTAGTTTCCGTTGGAAACGCATCATTGAACTTGGCGCGAGGGGAGGCGGATATTGCTGTTAGGGCCACGGAGAGTCCGCCAGAGAACCTTTTTGGCCGAAAAGTAGCTACGATCGCCTGGGCGCCCTATGTTGGGCTTCCGAACACTAATTTGTCCTGGCTGGGCACCGGCGCGCTTTTCGATCGCAGGTGGGTTTCCTACACAGGGAAGCTGTCCAGTCTCAAGGCTTTCGGCTTTGTGGAGGAGCGCGTGCCTCAAGACAATATTGCCTACCGCACTGATTCCGTCGCAGGTGCCGCCGTCGCGATCTCCGCAGGATTAGGAGTGGGCTATTTGCCTTGCATGATCGGTGATCTGTCTCCGCATCTCTTACGTGTCGGGCCAGTCGAACCAGCACTCAATGATGAGTTGTGGTTGCTTACTCATCCGGACATCCGCAAGTCTGGTCGCATATATGCTTTCATGACGCACTGCGCCGAGTGCATGGGCAAGAACCGGGAGCTTATTGAAGGGCTGCATGGAACGATCTTAGGCCCGGCTGGGTTAGGGCAGATCGATCCGCGAACGCCCATTTTTTAG
- a CDS encoding low temperature requirement protein A has product MSILQFRLTPRSRGEANRSSSSLELMFDLATVVAVAAAANGLAQDVRAGLFALGIVRFCSGFFMAWLAWVNYTWFASGYGNRSTTFRALTMIIIFGSLTLAGGMQSAFDDKPIWLPLVGFIIMRLGMIALWLGAANGDRRIRPTALFYATGIAAMQLYWCALISAVSPQTIMYFGFFVLGAAGELAIPAWAERKITTNWHHDHIIDRHNLFNIIVIGECFAAIAAIIANSHTPDFRHFWLASLCFTIAFSMWALYFDRSEQLLGRKLHTVLAWAYGHYVVFAAGAATAAGFSVYLSVDFYHSPVFAQRATLAISVPIALYLSALWLVRDRFSRQGALRWLLLVGAALIIVSSVSSTHALEWVSGLLVLSVITRRHLLSR; this is encoded by the coding sequence TTGTCGATATTGCAATTCCGATTGACTCCCCGTTCGCGCGGTGAAGCCAACCGCAGTTCAAGTTCGCTCGAACTTATGTTTGATTTGGCGACTGTAGTGGCAGTGGCCGCTGCTGCGAATGGGTTGGCGCAGGACGTGCGCGCCGGCCTTTTTGCACTCGGAATCGTCAGATTTTGCAGCGGGTTCTTTATGGCCTGGCTTGCCTGGGTAAATTACACTTGGTTCGCGTCTGGATACGGGAACCGGTCGACCACGTTTCGCGCGTTAACGATGATCATCATATTTGGTTCGCTAACGCTTGCCGGAGGAATGCAAAGTGCCTTCGACGATAAGCCCATCTGGCTGCCACTCGTGGGCTTCATAATTATGCGGCTTGGCATGATTGCGCTTTGGCTAGGAGCCGCTAACGGAGATCGACGTATACGTCCGACGGCTCTGTTCTATGCGACTGGCATCGCCGCCATGCAACTATATTGGTGTGCATTGATCAGCGCTGTATCCCCGCAGACGATTATGTATTTCGGCTTTTTTGTACTCGGGGCAGCTGGTGAACTGGCGATCCCCGCCTGGGCGGAGCGGAAGATAACCACGAACTGGCACCACGATCACATCATCGATCGGCATAATCTTTTCAACATTATAGTCATCGGCGAGTGCTTCGCAGCGATTGCGGCGATTATCGCGAACTCTCATACGCCGGATTTTAGGCACTTCTGGCTGGCAAGCCTGTGCTTCACCATCGCGTTTTCGATGTGGGCGCTGTATTTCGACCGGAGCGAGCAGTTGCTGGGCCGCAAGCTTCACACTGTTCTTGCTTGGGCCTACGGGCATTACGTGGTCTTCGCAGCCGGTGCCGCGACTGCGGCCGGGTTCTCCGTCTATTTGAGCGTTGATTTCTACCATTCACCTGTATTCGCACAAAGAGCCACCCTCGCCATTAGCGTTCCAATCGCGCTTTACCTTTCGGCTCTGTGGCTGGTTCGCGATCGCTTTTCCAGACAAGGCGCCTTGCGCTGGCTTCTCTTGGTCGGGGCCGCACTGATTATCGTAAGCAGCGTGTCCTCAACCCATGCGTTGGAATGGGTTTCTGGGCTGTTGGTCCTTTCGGTGATCACGCGACGACACTTATTGTCCCGCTGA
- a CDS encoding isochorismatase family protein — translation MTPTLKTKTSVLPSGGGQELFDTSDIVFLLLDHQSGLFQCVADVPVADLRRNVEMLAKLATLLKIPVITTASEPNGPNGPLMPEIHQYAPHAQYVGRKGEVNAWDNADFVEAVRATGRKTLIMAGVWTSVCVMFPALDAKAAGYDVYAIMDASGDPSEMASRTTLARFTQAGVIPTSTNAVLCEAHRTWARPEAAELAKLYMMTAPHYAAVMESYLRAVEVGTKSDG, via the coding sequence ATGACACCGACATTGAAAACTAAAACAAGCGTTCTTCCGTCGGGCGGCGGCCAGGAACTGTTCGATACATCCGATATCGTGTTCCTGCTGCTCGACCATCAATCGGGTCTGTTTCAATGCGTGGCGGATGTTCCGGTCGCGGATCTGCGTCGCAACGTCGAGATGCTGGCCAAATTGGCTACCCTTCTAAAGATCCCGGTTATTACTACGGCTTCTGAGCCGAACGGCCCGAACGGCCCCCTGATGCCGGAGATTCACCAATATGCGCCTCACGCGCAATATGTCGGCCGAAAAGGTGAAGTAAATGCCTGGGACAACGCTGATTTTGTAGAGGCAGTACGTGCCACGGGGCGCAAGACGCTCATCATGGCCGGCGTGTGGACCAGCGTTTGTGTCATGTTCCCGGCGTTGGACGCAAAAGCGGCGGGATACGACGTCTACGCCATCATGGACGCTTCCGGCGACCCTAGCGAAATGGCATCGCGCACAACGCTTGCTCGTTTCACACAAGCCGGTGTGATCCCGACATCGACCAATGCAGTGCTTTGTGAAGCCCACCGCACCTGGGCACGTCCTGAAGCGGCGGAACTGGCTAAGCTGTATATGATGACAGCACCTCACTACGCAGCTGTGATGGAGAGCTATCTGCGGGCGGTGGAAGTTGGGACGAAATCCGACGGGTGA
- a CDS encoding Rid family hydrolase, which yields MANSAVAIDKEETYFGVPWEDTYGFPQAIKVGDTIYVSGQASHDQEGNFVAPAALDENRKPVDFSTMEQQMRTAYSNAATLLARYGATLDNVVEETLYVLDVDSAFAVAGKVRREAYATERPLCASHLIGVSRLAMPEGLIEITFRAVLPQA from the coding sequence ATGGCGAACTCAGCCGTAGCGATTGATAAAGAAGAGACATATTTCGGAGTGCCATGGGAAGATACCTACGGCTTCCCGCAAGCGATCAAGGTTGGGGACACCATCTATGTTTCGGGCCAAGCCAGTCATGATCAGGAAGGCAATTTTGTCGCACCCGCCGCTCTCGACGAAAACCGTAAGCCGGTTGACTTCTCGACGATGGAGCAGCAGATGCGGACTGCCTATTCGAATGCCGCCACGTTGCTAGCGCGCTATGGCGCAACGCTGGACAACGTCGTCGAGGAGACACTCTATGTTCTCGATGTCGATAGTGCGTTTGCTGTTGCTGGAAAGGTGCGCAGAGAAGCCTACGCAACCGAGCGCCCTCTGTGCGCCAGTCATTTGATTGGTGTGTCCAGACTCGCCATGCCCGAAGGTCTGATCGAAATCACCTTCAGGGCGGTGTTGCCCCAAGCATAG
- a CDS encoding cold-shock protein, with product MATGKVKFFSAVKGYGFIAPDQGGADVFVHASALQYGDVLREGQVVSYDLGQDRKTGKSKAENVRPL from the coding sequence ATGGCGACGGGTAAGGTAAAGTTTTTCAGCGCCGTCAAAGGCTACGGCTTCATCGCGCCGGATCAAGGTGGCGCTGACGTCTTCGTTCATGCCTCAGCACTGCAGTATGGCGATGTTTTGAGAGAAGGACAGGTTGTGTCTTACGATCTTGGGCAAGATCGCAAAACCGGAAAGTCAAAAGCTGAGAACGTCAGACCTCTTTGA
- a CDS encoding MFS transporter: MPIEQLDPKRWWALSVISMTQLVLVLDATIVNVALPKAQLELNMTDAERQWVITAYVLAFGSLLLLGGRLADLWGRKRNYMIGMLGFGVASLWGGFAHNSGELIAARGLQGAFAALLAPAALSMLTVIFTSGKERATAFSIFGIVAGTGAAIGLALGGVLTEFVGWRSCLLVNIIFAVLGLAGASLFIKESRSDARRAYDLWGAVTVTLGFGSLVYGLTLAESGWLSGGTLLFLALGVLLVGLFVLIEAKTPYPLLPLRVLQDRTRVGAFIVQAVVGSVYIGATMFQAFHLQALLKFSPLVAGFASLPLAISTMVVAPLATRLFQRFGGRYVMASGLLISAVGMVYLAQLTLNGNYWSQVFPGMLLVGIGLAFVVVPVQNVALTGVMWNDAGAASAVVSSAFQLGGSVALAIFTTLFVGIDGGYGSGGVEGYSAVYLSSAAALMGGAILASILIRTPSATETTTSWDDEGTNEWGEQDATSNQASGSSW, from the coding sequence ATGCCTATTGAACAACTCGATCCCAAGCGATGGTGGGCTCTTTCGGTCATCTCGATGACGCAGCTCGTTCTCGTGCTTGACGCAACAATCGTCAATGTTGCCTTGCCGAAGGCTCAACTCGAACTCAATATGACCGACGCAGAACGGCAGTGGGTTATTACAGCTTACGTGCTTGCATTCGGTTCGCTACTGTTGCTGGGCGGGCGTCTGGCCGACCTCTGGGGTCGCAAACGCAACTACATGATCGGAATGCTAGGCTTCGGCGTTGCCTCGCTGTGGGGCGGGTTTGCTCACAATTCTGGCGAATTGATAGCAGCACGCGGACTGCAAGGAGCATTTGCGGCCCTTCTCGCACCTGCCGCCCTCTCCATGCTCACAGTTATCTTTACTTCCGGAAAGGAGCGCGCAACAGCGTTTTCGATCTTCGGAATAGTGGCTGGAACAGGCGCTGCCATTGGCCTTGCGCTCGGAGGAGTTCTCACAGAATTCGTGGGTTGGCGTTCGTGCCTGCTGGTCAACATCATCTTCGCCGTGCTCGGCCTTGCGGGTGCTTCTTTATTTATCAAAGAGTCAAGGTCAGACGCTCGTCGCGCATATGATCTATGGGGAGCGGTGACCGTCACGCTGGGTTTTGGGAGCCTCGTTTACGGTCTCACGCTTGCTGAAAGTGGTTGGCTCTCGGGCGGAACCCTATTGTTCCTCGCTCTCGGCGTTCTTCTTGTCGGATTGTTTGTACTAATCGAAGCGAAAACTCCGTACCCGCTCTTGCCGCTCCGAGTGCTGCAGGACCGTACCCGCGTAGGTGCCTTCATCGTCCAGGCGGTCGTAGGCAGCGTTTACATTGGCGCCACAATGTTTCAGGCATTTCACTTGCAGGCGCTTCTGAAATTCAGCCCGTTGGTTGCGGGGTTTGCCTCGCTGCCCTTAGCCATCTCGACGATGGTAGTTGCGCCTCTTGCTACGCGCCTATTCCAACGTTTCGGAGGGCGCTACGTAATGGCTTCCGGGCTTCTTATCTCAGCCGTAGGCATGGTGTACTTGGCTCAGCTGACACTGAATGGAAACTATTGGTCGCAAGTCTTCCCCGGAATGCTGTTGGTGGGAATTGGCCTCGCTTTCGTGGTTGTGCCAGTACAAAACGTCGCTCTCACTGGCGTGATGTGGAATGATGCCGGCGCCGCATCCGCTGTCGTTAGTTCCGCATTTCAGCTGGGCGGGTCAGTCGCCCTGGCGATATTCACTACCTTGTTCGTAGGCATTGATGGCGGATACGGCAGCGGTGGTGTCGAGGGTTATTCGGCAGTCTACCTTAGCTCCGCGGCCGCACTCATGGGCGGCGCAATCCTCGCGTCAATATTGATCCGCACACCTTCGGCCACCGAAACTACAACTAGTTGGGACGATGAAGGCACAAACGAATGGGGAGAGCAGGACGCCACCTCGAATCAGGCGAGCGGCTCATCTTGGTAA
- a CDS encoding amidohydrolase, with product MPTRRSFLGAASSLALPALFSSARTAGAQQTGDTSMTPDLILHNGQVTTLDRANPTATAVAVKDGLILAVGDDRTIMALAGSGTKTIDLKGKRVLPGLNDNHTHVVRGGLNFNMELRWDGVRSLADAMAMLKRQVAITPAPQWVRVVGGFTEHQFAEKRLPTIDEINAVAPDTPVFLLHLYDRALLNAAALRAVGYTRDTPNPPGGEITRDANGNPTGLLLAKPNAGILYSTLAKGPKLPFDYQVNSTRHFMRELNRLGVTSVIDAGGGFQNYPDDYAVIQKLADEGQMTVRLAYNLFTQKPKQEKEDFLKWTSSVKYKQGNDYFRHNGAGEMLVFSAADFEDFREPRPDMPPEMEGELEEVVRILAENRWPWRLHATYDETITRALDVFEKVNREIPLEGINWFFDHAETISDRSIDRIAALGGGIAVQHRMAYQGEYFVERYGHGVAEATPPVAKMLAKGVNVSAGTDATRVASYNPWVSLSWMVTGKTVGGLQLYPRANCLDRETALRMWTEKVQWFSNEEGKKGRIEKGQFADLIVPNKDFFNCAEDEISFLTSELTMVGGKIVYAAGDFASHDENPVPPAMPDWSPVRTFGGYAAWGEPEGAGKRSLRRTAITSCGCASNCGVHGHDHAGAWTSKLPIADIKGFFGALGCSCWAV from the coding sequence ATGCCGACAAGACGCTCGTTCCTCGGTGCCGCCTCGTCGCTGGCGCTGCCCGCTCTTTTTTCGTCGGCCCGCACCGCCGGCGCCCAACAGACCGGAGATACCTCGATGACGCCCGACCTGATCCTTCACAACGGCCAAGTGACGACGCTCGACCGCGCCAACCCGACGGCCACCGCCGTTGCCGTTAAGGACGGCCTGATCCTCGCTGTCGGTGACGACAGGACGATCATGGCGCTGGCGGGCTCAGGCACAAAGACGATCGACCTCAAGGGCAAGCGCGTCCTGCCGGGCTTGAACGACAACCATACCCACGTCGTGCGCGGCGGCCTCAACTTCAACATGGAGCTGCGCTGGGACGGCGTGCGTTCGCTTGCCGATGCAATGGCGATGCTGAAGCGGCAGGTGGCGATCACGCCGGCGCCGCAATGGGTGCGGGTCGTCGGCGGTTTCACCGAGCATCAGTTTGCAGAAAAACGCCTGCCGACGATCGACGAGATCAATGCGGTCGCGCCGGATACGCCGGTGTTCCTGCTGCACCTCTACGACCGGGCACTGCTCAATGCCGCAGCACTCCGGGCGGTCGGCTATACCAGGGACACGCCGAACCCGCCGGGCGGCGAGATCACCCGGGATGCCAATGGCAACCCGACCGGCCTGCTCCTGGCCAAGCCCAATGCCGGCATCCTCTATTCGACACTCGCCAAGGGGCCGAAACTGCCCTTCGACTATCAGGTCAACTCCACCCGCCATTTCATGCGCGAGCTCAACCGCTTGGGGGTCACCAGCGTCATCGACGCCGGCGGCGGCTTCCAGAACTATCCGGATGACTACGCCGTCATCCAGAAGCTCGCCGACGAAGGCCAGATGACGGTGCGGCTTGCCTACAACCTCTTCACCCAGAAGCCGAAGCAGGAAAAGGAAGACTTCCTGAAGTGGACGTCCTCGGTCAAATACAAACAGGGCAACGACTATTTCCGCCACAACGGTGCCGGCGAGATGCTGGTGTTTTCCGCCGCCGACTTCGAGGACTTCCGCGAGCCGCGCCCGGACATGCCGCCGGAGATGGAGGGCGAACTCGAAGAGGTCGTACGCATTCTTGCCGAGAACCGCTGGCCCTGGCGACTGCATGCCACCTATGACGAGACGATCACCCGTGCGCTCGACGTCTTCGAGAAGGTCAACCGGGAGATCCCGCTTGAGGGCATCAACTGGTTCTTCGACCATGCCGAGACGATCTCCGACCGCTCGATCGACCGGATCGCCGCCCTTGGCGGCGGCATCGCCGTCCAGCATCGCATGGCCTATCAGGGCGAGTACTTCGTCGAGCGTTACGGCCATGGCGTCGCTGAAGCAACGCCACCGGTGGCCAAGATGCTGGCAAAGGGCGTCAACGTCTCCGCCGGCACCGACGCGACCCGTGTCGCCTCCTACAATCCCTGGGTTTCGCTGTCGTGGATGGTGACCGGCAAGACCGTCGGCGGCCTGCAGCTCTACCCGCGCGCCAACTGCCTCGACCGCGAAACGGCGCTTCGGATGTGGACCGAAAAGGTGCAGTGGTTCTCCAACGAGGAAGGCAAGAAGGGGCGGATCGAGAAGGGGCAGTTCGCCGACCTGATCGTACCGAACAAGGACTTTTTCAACTGCGCCGAGGACGAGATCTCGTTCCTGACCTCGGAACTGACCATGGTCGGCGGCAAGATCGTCTATGCGGCCGGCGACTTCGCCTCTCACGACGAGAACCCGGTGCCGCCGGCAATGCCCGACTGGTCGCCGGTTCGCACCTTCGGCGGCTATGCCGCCTGGGGTGAACCCGAGGGCGCCGGCAAGCGCTCGCTCCGGCGCACCGCGATCACGTCCTGCGGCTGCGCCAGCAACTGCGGCGTCCATGGTCACGACCATGCCGGCGCCTGGACGTCAAAGCTGCCGATCGCCGACATTAAGGGTTTCTTCGGCGCGCTTGGATGCTCCTGCTGGGCGGTGTGA
- a CDS encoding DUF1275 family protein codes for MLKTLRGKRNSLVLAFVSGFADALFFIQLGGLFVGLVTGNVVLIGLGLVGHEGGGLRGLQIMTFPVFMVGAGSAAVMAALIRPLASATFLALVVSACAFAVSAAVAILDGPDRLRAFLRLRDGDVDGH; via the coding sequence ATGCTGAAGACACTTCGCGGTAAGAGGAATTCACTGGTGCTTGCGTTTGTATCGGGGTTTGCAGACGCTTTATTCTTCATCCAACTGGGCGGCCTCTTTGTCGGGCTCGTGACTGGGAACGTCGTTCTCATTGGACTTGGCCTCGTCGGCCACGAAGGCGGGGGGCTACGCGGTCTGCAGATCATGACATTCCCGGTCTTCATGGTGGGGGCCGGCTCTGCGGCGGTCATGGCTGCCTTGATCAGACCGCTTGCAAGCGCCACATTCTTGGCGCTCGTTGTTTCAGCATGTGCGTTCGCAGTCTCCGCGGCGGTTGCGATCTTAGACGGTCCGGACCGCCTGCGCGCTTTTCTCCGTCTTCGCGATGGGGATGTTGACGGCCACTGA
- a CDS encoding DUF1275 family protein, which produces MLTATERLDPRLGPPFSLMTGNIAGLAGAIARRVIGYAETPEEWGQSLTSIILVFGFVAGCAAGALAQVTVGVASMLIPAVLLLLVGVFYSPATTHKAG; this is translated from the coding sequence ATGTTGACGGCCACTGAACGTCTGGACCCTAGGCTCGGCCCGCCGTTTTCATTGATGACGGGAAACATTGCCGGCCTCGCCGGCGCGATCGCACGACGCGTCATCGGCTACGCCGAAACGCCCGAAGAGTGGGGACAATCGCTGACGTCAATTATCCTCGTATTTGGCTTTGTGGCGGGGTGTGCCGCAGGCGCCCTAGCGCAAGTTACGGTTGGCGTTGCCAGCATGCTCATTCCGGCTGTACTCCTGCTTCTGGTTGGAGTTTTTTATTCCCCTGCAACGACACATAAGGCTGGATAA